The Novosphingobium kaempferiae genome includes a window with the following:
- a CDS encoding HlyD family secretion protein produces MATDVSESQAATDSGERLPPLKRPGVRRGLLAGCILLLVGGGWLFHYQTRGQFQQDTNDAYIQADAVTISPKISGYVEQVLVGDNEDVKAGQPLVRIDPRDYDAQAQQYRAQIDVAKANADNVRAMIGEQEAAIAQARAQLASAEEDARYAAREASRYAPLAASGAETGEHLATLRNQAAKARSAADAQRAALLSAQRKVASLNAQIRQADAQGEAAQAQLAAAHVNVGSTVLKASVAGRIGDRTVRAGQFVQAGTRLMSVVPLSKLYVTANFKETQIGLMRAGQPATIEVDALDGTKIRGHVESISPGTGAQFSLLPPQNATGNFTKIVQRVPVRIALDAGPEARRVLVPGLSVTVTVDTLSAKGTQRSIAQQEEARQDKGR; encoded by the coding sequence ATGGCTACGGATGTGAGCGAATCGCAGGCGGCAACTGATTCGGGCGAGCGCCTGCCGCCGCTCAAGCGGCCCGGGGTTCGGCGCGGATTGCTGGCGGGCTGCATCCTGCTGCTGGTCGGCGGCGGGTGGCTGTTCCACTACCAGACGCGCGGCCAGTTCCAGCAGGACACCAACGACGCCTATATCCAGGCCGACGCGGTGACGATCTCGCCCAAGATCTCCGGCTATGTCGAGCAGGTGCTGGTGGGCGACAACGAGGACGTGAAGGCGGGGCAGCCGCTCGTCCGCATCGACCCGCGCGACTATGACGCGCAGGCGCAGCAGTACCGCGCGCAGATCGACGTGGCGAAGGCCAATGCCGACAACGTGCGCGCCATGATCGGCGAGCAGGAAGCCGCCATCGCGCAGGCCCGCGCCCAGCTTGCCTCGGCAGAGGAAGACGCCCGCTACGCCGCGCGCGAGGCGAGCCGCTATGCGCCGCTCGCCGCCAGCGGGGCCGAGACCGGGGAGCACCTTGCCACCTTGCGCAATCAGGCCGCCAAGGCCCGCTCCGCCGCCGATGCCCAGCGTGCCGCGCTGCTTTCGGCGCAGCGCAAGGTCGCCTCGCTCAATGCCCAGATCCGCCAGGCCGACGCGCAGGGCGAGGCCGCGCAGGCGCAGCTTGCCGCCGCGCACGTCAATGTCGGCTCGACCGTGCTCAAGGCCAGCGTCGCCGGGCGTATCGGTGATCGCACCGTGCGCGCGGGGCAGTTCGTGCAGGCAGGCACGCGGCTGATGTCGGTGGTGCCGCTGTCGAAGCTTTACGTCACCGCGAACTTCAAGGAGACGCAGATCGGCCTCATGCGCGCAGGGCAGCCCGCGACGATCGAGGTCGACGCGCTCGACGGCACGAAGATCCGCGGCCATGTCGAGAGCATCTCGCCGGGTACGGGCGCGCAGTTCTCACTGCTGCCGCCGCAGAACGCGACCGGCAACTTCACCAAGATCGTCCAGCGCGTGCCCGTGCGCATCGCCCTCGACGCCGGGCCCGAGGCGCGCCGCGTGCTGGTGCCGGGCCTGTCGGTGACGGTGACGGTGGACACGCTTTCGGCCAAGGGTACGCAGCGCAGCATCGCCCAGCAGGAAGAGGCCCGACAGGATAAGGGCCGGTGA
- a CDS encoding MarR family winged helix-turn-helix transcriptional regulator, which produces MNIEQELLEQMRDLHMRMHRLFNDRVRERGASLAQLKLLMLVDRAGSIRSTDIADTLGQAPRTVTEAVDAAERDGLVIRQPDPNDRRAKRISLTPAGQQVVQDAAPQRDAFAAEFFEALSGADREEFLRLLKKLNDRIIEMGAPEGLIR; this is translated from the coding sequence ATGAATATCGAGCAGGAACTCCTGGAGCAGATGCGCGACCTTCACATGCGCATGCACCGCCTGTTCAACGACCGCGTGCGCGAACGCGGCGCGTCGCTGGCGCAGTTGAAGCTGTTGATGCTGGTTGACCGCGCCGGGTCGATCCGCTCGACCGACATTGCCGATACTTTAGGACAAGCCCCGCGCACGGTGACGGAGGCTGTCGATGCGGCAGAGCGCGACGGGCTGGTCATCCGCCAGCCGGACCCCAACGACCGCCGCGCGAAGCGGATCAGTCTGACCCCGGCAGGCCAGCAGGTCGTGCAGGACGCCGCGCCTCAGCGCGATGCGTTCGCGGCGGAATTCTTCGAAGCCCTGTCAGGCGCGGACAGGGAGGAGTTCCTGAGGCTGCTCAAGAAGCTCAACGACCGCATCATCGAGATGGGCGCGCCTGAAGGCCTTATCAGGTAA
- the yaaA gene encoding peroxide stress protein YaaA → MIALLSPAKTLDYDRVLPPLAVTTPHFAEEARSLAKSAANLTQKRLSELMHISPKLAKLNADRFRDFADGPERQALFAFAGDVYTGFDAHSLDEAGVVFAQDHVRMLSGLYGLLRPLDAIRPYRLEMGTRWAPRQKKLTDWWGDRIAALLRQQVEEEGSGVVLNLASQEYYAAVEGKLPGLRVIEVEFREPGPNGPRFVSFNAKRARGMMARWLCEHHVTDVDAMRGFDSDGYRFDAAESEPDRWRFMRG, encoded by the coding sequence ATGATCGCTCTGCTCTCTCCCGCCAAGACGCTCGACTATGACCGCGTTCTGCCGCCGCTTGCCGTCACGACCCCGCACTTCGCCGAGGAGGCGAGGAGTCTTGCGAAGTCGGCCGCGAACCTGACGCAGAAGCGGCTGAGCGAGCTGATGCACATCTCGCCCAAGCTCGCGAAGCTCAATGCCGACCGCTTCCGCGACTTTGCCGACGGGCCGGAGCGGCAGGCGCTGTTCGCGTTCGCGGGCGACGTCTACACCGGGTTCGACGCGCATTCGCTGGACGAGGCGGGCGTCGTCTTCGCGCAGGATCATGTGCGGATGCTGTCGGGCCTCTACGGCCTGCTGCGCCCGCTGGACGCGATCCGTCCCTATCGTCTGGAGATGGGCACGCGCTGGGCGCCGCGCCAGAAGAAGCTGACCGACTGGTGGGGCGACCGCATCGCCGCGCTGCTGCGGCAGCAGGTGGAGGAAGAAGGCTCGGGCGTGGTGCTCAACCTCGCCAGCCAGGAATACTACGCGGCGGTCGAGGGCAAGCTGCCGGGCCTGCGCGTGATCGAGGTGGAGTTCCGTGAGCCCGGCCCGAACGGCCCCCGCTTCGTCAGCTTCAACGCCAAGCGCGCCCGCGGCATGATGGCGCGCTGGCTGTGCGAGCACCACGTCACCGACGTGGATGCCATGCGCGGCTTCGACAGCGACGGCTACCGCTTCGACGCGGCGGAGAGCGAGCCCGACCGCTGGCGCTTCATGCGGGGGTGA
- a CDS encoding SDR family NAD(P)-dependent oxidoreductase, whose protein sequence is MTTKSIIVTGAASAGGLGFATARILAREGHAVTLTDLDGEAAAARAGELRAEGLTATGLAQDVTDEAAWKALIAQVEREHGRIDGLVNNAGIAVLKWTADLDVAAWDRQIDVNLKSVYLGCRAVLPVMEEQGAGSIVNLSSVAGLVGIPGASAYAASKGGVRLYSKSLALEVAAKGIRVNSVHPGVIWTDMQKVAIEDNPDQYDAINAAIPMKRMGEPDDIGQMIAFLISDRAKYVTGGEFVVDGGLTAQ, encoded by the coding sequence ATGACCACCAAGAGCATCATCGTCACCGGCGCGGCTTCGGCCGGTGGCCTCGGCTTCGCCACCGCCCGGATTCTGGCGCGCGAAGGCCATGCCGTCACCCTCACCGATCTCGACGGCGAGGCCGCCGCCGCCCGCGCCGGGGAACTGCGCGCCGAAGGGCTGACCGCCACCGGTCTGGCGCAGGACGTCACCGACGAGGCGGCGTGGAAGGCGCTCATCGCACAGGTGGAGCGGGAGCACGGGCGTATCGACGGTCTCGTCAACAATGCCGGGATCGCCGTGCTCAAGTGGACTGCCGACCTCGACGTCGCCGCATGGGACCGGCAGATCGACGTCAATCTCAAGAGCGTCTACCTCGGCTGCCGCGCGGTGCTGCCGGTGATGGAGGAGCAGGGCGCAGGCTCCATCGTCAACCTTTCGTCGGTGGCGGGCCTCGTCGGCATTCCCGGTGCTTCGGCCTATGCCGCCAGCAAGGGCGGCGTCCGGCTCTATTCCAAGTCGCTGGCGCTGGAAGTCGCCGCGAAGGGCATCCGCGTGAACTCGGTCCACCCCGGCGTGATCTGGACCGACATGCAGAAGGTCGCGATCGAGGACAACCCGGACCAGTACGACGCCATCAACGCCGCGATCCCGATGAAGCGCATGGGCGAGCCTGACGATATCGGCCAGATGATCGCCTTCCTGATCTCCGACCGCGCGAAGTACGTGACCGGCGGCGAGTTCGTCGTCGATGGCGGGCTGACGGCGCAATGA
- a CDS encoding nuclear transport factor 2 family protein → MTDPASQLATLIAKDEIRDLAMRYMRGQDRLDHALQLGTFWPDSTTDYGIFKGSGPDFVTFAQELLTEHLANQHIIGQHYIKFDADNPDRAFGEVYYYAFHRILDQGVPTDMVISGRYLDRYERRGGEWRFAHRSEFVDWARKEPAADGILTTDLAACLLGRHDMADRSYDCDWLKNA, encoded by the coding sequence ATGACAGACCCGGCAAGCCAGCTCGCCACCCTCATCGCCAAGGACGAGATCCGCGACCTCGCCATGCGTTACATGCGCGGGCAGGACCGGCTGGACCACGCCCTGCAACTCGGCACGTTCTGGCCGGATTCGACGACCGACTACGGCATCTTCAAGGGCAGTGGCCCGGACTTCGTAACCTTCGCGCAGGAACTCCTTACCGAGCACCTCGCCAACCAGCACATCATCGGCCAGCACTACATCAAGTTCGATGCCGACAACCCGGACCGCGCCTTCGGCGAGGTCTACTACTACGCCTTCCATCGCATTCTCGATCAGGGCGTGCCGACCGACATGGTGATCTCCGGCCGCTACCTCGATCGCTACGAGCGGCGCGGCGGGGAGTGGCGCTTCGCCCACCGCAGCGAGTTCGTCGACTGGGCGCGCAAGGAGCCTGCCGCCGACGGCATCCTCACCACCGACCTCGCCGCCTGCCTGCTCGGCCGTCACGACATGGCCGACCGTTCCTACGATTGCGACTGGCTCAAGAACGCCTGA
- a CDS encoding TonB-dependent receptor, with product MSGTAGRSARAALLAGVVISAFAITPASAQEATPPPQAPTVAQDHAEGGLGDIVVTARRRAESLQDVPVAVTALTAEVLERYDMTSLEKISTQTPQFTIGRASNGSGAQLTLRGIGSSSTSIGIEQSVAVVVDGVYYGQGRVINEGFLDLEGVEVLKGPQSLFFGKNATAGVISLRTADPSSTPEFRAKLGYEFRAKELVGEVMGSGPITDTLGVRVAVRASNMWGGYFKNGGVDKTYNTFDVATGITTPHLAPAFDGDNPGSKELLGRITLVWDPGNDFKFTVKANGSSSNVNNNSWNYVPYGCATGTYSLNPNIACKKSFTVYQNNFPEDLAGTNPWSRDDGALYNKYRSWAVTGTAEYAFDDVDVTWVNNFNRNVNQWACDCTFVSSDLAAAPSSERSIFRAFSSELRAQTKFDGPINLLAGAYYQKTRRFHRQTGSFGNIEDSTAPAAYRYLGYFKQSQTDGETLSAYGQATWKIVPTLEAAVGVRYIHETKDSYLTQPYVNAALQGLFLENTPIAANQTFNNWSPEATLTWKPTDDVTVYGAYKTAYKSGGFSNSGFVSASTVPSDVAFQPEKARGFEVGVKSTLLDNQLRLNFDVYSYKYVNLQVDFFNSQTFAFITTNAGAARTKGAELEFEFAPYAVPGLNLHGSINYNKARYLNYIAPCYGGQSIAQGCDTTFQGAPGQDLSGAPTAVAPKWTGSLGVGYETDIGTGTKFGATIDTRYSSSYLASSFAHPLSGQSKYLTVDGTIRVKFNDERFELALIGKNLTNQFIVGGAVDGPNTGAGTGTAAAVISDEIGFVNLPRTVQLQASVRF from the coding sequence ATGTCTGGAACGGCAGGACGATCCGCGCGCGCCGCGCTTCTGGCGGGCGTCGTCATCTCGGCTTTCGCAATCACGCCCGCAAGCGCGCAGGAGGCCACGCCACCGCCGCAGGCGCCGACCGTCGCGCAGGACCATGCCGAAGGCGGTCTCGGCGACATCGTCGTCACCGCGCGCCGCCGGGCGGAGAGCCTGCAGGACGTGCCCGTCGCCGTCACCGCGCTCACCGCCGAAGTGCTCGAACGCTACGACATGACCAGCCTGGAGAAGATCTCCACCCAGACGCCGCAGTTCACCATCGGCCGTGCCTCCAATGGTTCGGGCGCCCAGTTGACCCTGCGCGGCATCGGCTCGTCCTCCACCTCGATCGGTATCGAGCAGTCGGTCGCGGTGGTGGTCGACGGCGTCTATTACGGGCAGGGCCGCGTCATCAACGAGGGCTTCCTCGACCTTGAGGGCGTGGAAGTGCTGAAGGGGCCGCAGTCGCTGTTCTTCGGCAAGAACGCGACCGCGGGCGTGATCTCGCTGCGTACTGCGGACCCGAGTTCGACGCCTGAATTCCGCGCCAAGCTGGGTTACGAGTTCCGCGCGAAGGAACTGGTCGGCGAAGTCATGGGCTCCGGCCCGATCACCGATACGCTGGGCGTGCGCGTTGCCGTGCGCGCGTCGAACATGTGGGGCGGCTACTTCAAGAACGGCGGCGTCGACAAGACGTACAACACTTTCGACGTCGCGACCGGGATCACCACGCCGCACCTCGCGCCTGCGTTCGACGGGGACAATCCGGGCAGCAAGGAACTGCTGGGCCGCATCACGCTGGTCTGGGATCCGGGCAACGACTTCAAGTTCACGGTCAAGGCCAACGGTTCCAGCTCCAACGTCAACAACAACTCGTGGAACTACGTCCCCTACGGCTGCGCCACCGGCACGTATTCGCTGAACCCGAACATCGCGTGCAAGAAGTCGTTCACGGTCTACCAGAACAACTTCCCCGAGGATCTTGCCGGGACCAACCCATGGTCGCGTGATGACGGGGCACTCTACAACAAGTACCGCAGCTGGGCCGTCACCGGCACGGCGGAATACGCCTTCGACGACGTGGACGTGACCTGGGTCAACAACTTCAACCGCAACGTCAACCAGTGGGCCTGCGACTGCACGTTCGTGTCGAGCGACCTTGCCGCCGCGCCGTCTTCCGAACGCTCGATCTTCCGCGCCTTCTCCAGCGAACTGCGCGCGCAGACGAAGTTCGACGGGCCGATCAACCTGCTGGCGGGCGCGTATTACCAGAAGACCCGCCGTTTCCACCGCCAGACCGGATCGTTCGGCAATATCGAAGATTCCACCGCCCCGGCCGCGTATCGCTACCTCGGCTACTTCAAGCAGTCCCAGACCGATGGCGAAACGCTGTCCGCCTATGGTCAGGCGACGTGGAAGATCGTGCCCACGCTGGAGGCCGCAGTCGGCGTGCGCTACATCCACGAGACCAAGGACAGCTACCTCACTCAGCCTTATGTGAACGCGGCGCTGCAGGGGCTCTTCCTCGAGAACACCCCGATCGCCGCGAACCAGACCTTCAACAACTGGTCGCCCGAGGCCACGCTGACGTGGAAGCCCACTGACGACGTGACCGTCTACGGCGCGTACAAGACGGCCTACAAGTCGGGCGGGTTCTCCAACTCCGGCTTCGTCAGCGCCAGCACGGTGCCGAGCGACGTCGCCTTCCAGCCCGAGAAGGCGCGCGGGTTCGAAGTGGGCGTGAAGTCCACGCTGCTCGACAACCAGCTTCGCCTGAACTTCGACGTCTACAGCTACAAGTACGTCAACCTGCAGGTGGACTTCTTCAACTCGCAGACCTTCGCCTTCATCACCACCAACGCGGGCGCGGCGCGGACCAAGGGCGCGGAGCTGGAGTTCGAGTTCGCGCCCTATGCGGTGCCGGGGCTGAACCTGCACGGCTCGATCAACTACAACAAGGCGCGCTACCTGAACTACATCGCTCCTTGCTATGGTGGCCAGTCGATCGCACAGGGCTGCGACACCACGTTCCAGGGCGCTCCGGGCCAGGATCTGAGCGGTGCGCCCACCGCCGTCGCGCCGAAGTGGACCGGCTCGCTCGGTGTCGGCTACGAGACCGACATCGGCACCGGCACCAAGTTCGGGGCGACGATCGACACGCGCTATTCCAGCTCCTACCTCGCCTCCAGCTTCGCGCATCCGCTGTCGGGCCAGTCGAAGTACCTGACCGTCGACGGCACTATCCGCGTGAAGTTCAACGACGAGCGCTTCGAACTGGCGCTGATCGGCAAGAACCTGACCAACCAGTTCATCGTCGGTGGCGCGGTGGACGGCCCGAACACCGGCGCAGGCACCGGCACGGCGGCGGCGGTGATCTCGGACGAGATCGGCTTCGTGAACCTGCCGCGCACCGTGCAGCTTCAGGCCAGCGTGCGGTTCTGA